From the genome of Flavobacterium ovatum, one region includes:
- the hemN gene encoding oxygen-independent coproporphyrinogen III oxidase: protein MKKSLLQKYNVPGPRYTSYPTVPYWDEANFTTDDWTKTLRKSFIESNTTEGISLYIHLPFCESLCTFCGCNKRITKNHQLESPYILAVLKEWKMYCTLLSEKPIIKEIHLGGGTPTFFSIENLELLINGIFKTAEKAPQHEFSFEGHPNNTSRKHLQKLYDIGFRRVSFGVQDYSEKVQTAIHRYQPFHNVAKVTLWAREIGYTSIGHDLIFGLPFQTIENVADTIEKTKSLQPDRLAFYSYAHVPWIKGNGQRGFKDEDIPKDEEKRKLYEIGKILLAKNGYHEIGMDHFALREDSLYHSFNEGKLHRNFMGYSSSKTQLMIGLGVSSISDSWYSFAQNVKTIEEYYQILEQNELPVYRGHLLSTEDLLIRKHILNLMCQFTTSWATEADYFNEIPEILSQLDEMEKDGLIQIHKNHLDVTEKGKPYVRNLCMAFDVRLKRKAPQTQLFSMTI from the coding sequence ATGAAAAAGTCGCTGTTACAAAAATACAATGTTCCCGGTCCAAGATATACTAGTTATCCAACCGTTCCCTATTGGGACGAGGCTAATTTCACTACTGACGATTGGACAAAAACACTTCGGAAATCATTTATAGAAAGTAATACAACCGAAGGTATTAGTTTGTACATCCACCTTCCTTTTTGTGAAAGCTTGTGTACTTTTTGTGGTTGCAATAAGCGCATCACCAAAAACCACCAACTCGAAAGTCCGTACATTCTAGCCGTTTTAAAAGAATGGAAAATGTACTGCACTTTACTTTCAGAAAAACCAATTATCAAAGAAATCCATTTAGGTGGCGGAACTCCAACCTTTTTTTCAATAGAAAATTTAGAGTTACTCATAAACGGCATTTTCAAAACTGCAGAAAAAGCACCTCAACATGAATTTAGTTTTGAAGGTCACCCTAATAATACCAGTCGTAAGCATTTACAAAAACTATACGATATAGGTTTTAGACGCGTGAGTTTTGGGGTTCAAGATTACTCTGAAAAAGTGCAAACAGCCATTCATCGCTACCAACCTTTTCATAATGTTGCCAAGGTAACTTTATGGGCAAGAGAAATTGGTTATACGTCCATAGGACATGACCTTATTTTTGGCCTTCCTTTTCAAACTATTGAAAATGTGGCAGATACTATTGAAAAAACAAAATCACTACAACCCGATCGATTGGCATTTTACAGTTATGCACATGTACCGTGGATAAAAGGTAATGGACAACGCGGTTTTAAAGACGAAGACATTCCTAAAGATGAGGAAAAAAGAAAACTTTATGAAATAGGCAAAATCCTATTAGCTAAAAATGGTTATCATGAAATAGGAATGGATCACTTTGCACTTCGAGAAGATAGTTTGTATCATTCTTTTAACGAGGGAAAATTGCATCGTAATTTTATGGGTTACAGTTCTTCAAAAACACAATTAATGATTGGATTGGGAGTATCTTCCATCAGTGACAGTTGGTATAGTTTTGCTCAAAATGTAAAAACTATTGAAGAGTATTACCAAATATTGGAACAAAACGAACTGCCTGTTTATCGAGGACATCTTCTGTCAACCGAAGATTTGTTAATTCGCAAACATATTTTGAATTTGATGTGTCAATTCACAACCTCTTGGGCAACTGAAGCTGATTATTTTAATGAAATTCCCGAAATACTTTCACAATTAGACGAAATGGAAAAAGATGGACTGATTCAAATTCATAAAAACCATTTGGATGTTACCGAAAAAGGAAAACCTTACGTACGTAACCTATGCATGGCTTTTGATGTTCGATTAAAACGAAAAGCACCACAAACACAATTGTTCTCAATGACGATTTAG
- a CDS encoding DUF349 domain-containing protein, producing the protein MLEEQHDNLQDADGNLITDSNESSPTADVEETEDTPVAEANKNQNALNAIDESNAEESEDETLRERHEIPLLDYDTLSMESLVDELHKLVTTDKVMSIKEHIDEIKKSFLAKYYHFIEEKKEEFHNENPDTTEDFQYHLPLKSTFDHHYTEYKNKKNAHFKSLETNLKSNLENRLAIVEELKELINPQEHIKDTLKHFNELRERWKNAGPIPKDKYNHVWNNYHFHVENFYDILHLDREARDVDFKHNLEQKHKIIERVAILADEEDINKAFRELQDLHRIWKEDIGPVSREHRDEIWNQFSDYTKQIHDKREQLFEKQRGNEVENLSNKKLIIAEIETLGTVKVNSHSQWLVQIEKVEALRTAFFNAGKVPADVNEETWAAFKTAVRNFNSFKNSFYKEIKKDQNDNLAQKNALVAKAVELQNSTDFAITTPIMKQIQNEWKQIGHVPRKYSDKIWKEFKAACNHYFDQLKEFKHEENSEEIEAFDKKKAYLESLREFQLVGEHKTDLDAIKAHIETWKSFGRVPQQRRHIEGKFNKILDALFDKLSLSKKEGDMMRFANRLDNLSENNDTRKIENEKIFIIRKIDEVQNEIFQLENNIQFFANTKNAKKENSIVLEVRKNIAIHKESLDTWKEKLAQLRNLNQE; encoded by the coding sequence ATGTTAGAAGAACAACACGATAACCTGCAAGATGCAGATGGAAATTTGATTACTGACTCTAATGAATCATCACCAACAGCAGATGTAGAAGAGACCGAGGACACACCAGTAGCCGAGGCTAACAAAAACCAAAATGCATTAAATGCTATAGACGAATCTAATGCAGAAGAAAGCGAAGATGAAACTCTAAGAGAGCGTCATGAAATCCCTTTGTTGGATTACGACACGCTTTCAATGGAATCTCTTGTGGATGAACTACATAAACTAGTTACCACAGACAAAGTGATGTCTATTAAAGAACATATAGATGAAATTAAAAAATCGTTTTTAGCTAAATACTATCATTTTATTGAAGAAAAAAAGGAAGAATTTCATAATGAAAACCCAGATACTACTGAAGATTTCCAATATCATTTGCCTTTAAAATCAACCTTTGATCATCATTATACCGAATATAAAAACAAAAAAAATGCTCATTTCAAAAGTTTAGAAACCAATCTAAAATCCAATCTTGAAAACAGATTAGCTATTGTTGAGGAACTAAAAGAACTCATCAATCCACAAGAACACATCAAAGACACCTTAAAACATTTTAATGAATTAAGAGAAAGATGGAAAAATGCTGGCCCTATTCCAAAAGACAAATACAACCATGTTTGGAATAACTACCATTTTCATGTGGAAAATTTCTACGACATTTTGCACTTGGATAGAGAAGCTCGTGATGTAGACTTTAAACACAATTTAGAACAAAAACATAAAATTATTGAACGTGTTGCTATTTTGGCAGACGAAGAAGATATCAATAAAGCCTTTAGAGAACTTCAAGATCTTCACCGTATTTGGAAAGAAGATATTGGACCTGTTTCTAGAGAGCACCGTGATGAAATCTGGAATCAATTTAGTGATTACACCAAACAAATTCACGACAAAAGAGAGCAACTTTTTGAAAAACAAAGAGGAAACGAAGTTGAAAACCTTAGCAACAAAAAACTAATCATTGCTGAAATTGAAACATTAGGAACTGTAAAAGTGAATTCACATTCCCAATGGTTAGTTCAAATTGAAAAAGTAGAAGCTTTAAGAACTGCTTTTTTTAATGCTGGAAAAGTTCCTGCTGATGTCAATGAAGAAACTTGGGCTGCTTTTAAAACTGCCGTACGAAACTTCAATTCTTTTAAAAATTCTTTTTACAAAGAAATCAAAAAAGATCAAAACGATAATCTAGCCCAGAAAAATGCCTTAGTAGCCAAAGCAGTAGAATTACAAAACAGTACTGACTTTGCTATTACCACGCCTATCATGAAGCAAATTCAGAATGAATGGAAACAAATAGGTCATGTGCCAAGAAAATATTCCGATAAAATCTGGAAAGAATTTAAAGCCGCTTGCAACCATTATTTTGACCAATTAAAAGAGTTCAAACACGAAGAAAATAGCGAAGAAATTGAAGCTTTTGATAAAAAGAAAGCCTATTTGGAATCGTTAAGAGAATTTCAATTAGTAGGAGAACACAAAACCGATTTGGATGCTATCAAGGCTCATATTGAAACTTGGAAAAGTTTTGGAAGAGTTCCACAACAAAGAAGACATATCGAAGGTAAATTCAATAAAATATTGGATGCCCTTTTTGACAAACTAAGTTTAAGCAAAAAAGAAGGTGATATGATGCGTTTTGCAAATCGTTTGGACAACTTGTCTGAAAACAACGATACTCGCAAAATTGAAAACGAAAAGATTTTTATCATTCGTAAAATTGATGAAGTGCAAAATGAAATTTTTCAATTAGAAAATAACATTCAGTTTTTTGCCAATACAAAAAACGCAAAAAAAGAGAATTCAATTGTATTAGAAGTGCGCAAAAACATTGCCATTCACAAGGAAAGCCTTGACACTTGGAAAGAAAAACTAGCACAGTTACGCAATCTAAACCAGGAATAG
- a CDS encoding formylglycine-generating enzyme family protein, translating into MYALVTLGIITIAFGYSKCVNTPKQDIAQDCIDDNSVERSSLYKPTIENKKNRPATAAPKGMVWIPGGEFSMGSDISDESLCSVKGITKDASPIHQVYVDGFWMDEAEVTNDQFEAFVKATGYVTVAEIKPTTEDLPNVPEEYLIAGSAIFKPTSSKVDLNNFLQWWDFVGGTDWKHPLGPNSDLKNKGNYPVVHIAYEDAVAYSKWAGKRLATEAEWEFAARGGKSGELYSWGNTLKVDGKFQANIFEGTFPVEKGDTGEDGFVGIAPVKQYKPNAYGLYDVGGNVWEWVHDWYSETYYAEISESSKVVRNPQGPETAPYDTSGNNELKRVHRGGSFLCTSEYCSRYMVGTRGNGEIKSGANHLGFRCVK; encoded by the coding sequence TTGTACGCATTAGTGACACTCGGTATTATTACAATTGCTTTTGGATACTCAAAATGTGTTAATACTCCTAAGCAAGATATAGCCCAAGACTGTATTGATGATAATTCGGTAGAAAGAAGCTCATTGTACAAGCCAACTATCGAAAATAAAAAGAATAGACCTGCAACAGCTGCTCCTAAAGGAATGGTGTGGATTCCAGGAGGAGAATTTTCAATGGGAAGTGATATTTCTGATGAAAGCTTATGCAGTGTTAAAGGGATAACTAAAGATGCATCACCTATACATCAAGTATATGTAGATGGTTTTTGGATGGATGAAGCAGAAGTGACAAATGATCAATTTGAAGCTTTTGTAAAGGCAACAGGCTATGTAACGGTTGCGGAAATAAAACCAACAACTGAGGATTTACCAAATGTGCCAGAAGAATATTTAATTGCGGGTTCTGCTATTTTTAAACCAACATCGAGTAAAGTTGATTTGAATAATTTCTTGCAATGGTGGGATTTTGTTGGAGGAACCGATTGGAAACATCCATTAGGTCCTAATAGTGATCTGAAAAATAAAGGAAACTATCCGGTTGTTCATATTGCTTATGAGGATGCTGTAGCATATTCAAAATGGGCAGGAAAGAGATTAGCGACTGAAGCCGAGTGGGAATTTGCAGCTCGTGGTGGTAAGTCTGGTGAATTGTATTCTTGGGGAAATACATTGAAAGTGGATGGAAAATTCCAAGCCAATATTTTTGAAGGAACTTTTCCTGTTGAAAAAGGAGATACGGGTGAAGATGGATTTGTAGGGATTGCACCAGTGAAACAATATAAACCAAATGCATATGGATTATATGATGTAGGTGGAAATGTTTGGGAATGGGTACACGATTGGTATAGTGAAACTTATTATGCTGAAATTAGTGAAAGTAGCAAAGTGGTTCGTAATCCTCAAGGTCCCGAAACTGCTCCTTATGACACGTCTGGAAACAATGAGTTGAAACGTGTACATAGAGGAGGTTCTTTTTTATGTACAAGTGAATATTGCAGTCGTTACATGGTAGGAACTAGAGGGAATGGTGAAATCAAATCAGGAGCCAATCATCTTGGTTTTAGATGTGTGAAATAG
- a CDS encoding DUF6642 family protein, with product MDQDKFIFCLEAVADVEIETTTKTLENLENLAFHLGITSIHKTCDTIEGLEESLQTLLYDDHNFKDYEIIYLVMPGEANSICLNNYYYSFEEIAELFEGKMKGKILHFANTKLVNLSTEEAQYFLDVTGASAVSGYGMASKQFPSHHLDYAFFNLCQDEDDLRTIVEELHQKHYALCKLLDFRLYY from the coding sequence ATGGATCAGGATAAATTTATTTTCTGCCTCGAAGCAGTAGCCGACGTTGAAATAGAAACCACTACTAAAACACTTGAAAACCTTGAAAATCTAGCTTTTCATCTAGGAATTACTAGTATTCACAAAACCTGTGATACAATTGAAGGACTTGAAGAAAGCCTACAAACTTTATTGTATGACGATCATAATTTTAAGGACTACGAAATTATTTATTTAGTAATGCCTGGTGAAGCGAATAGTATTTGCTTAAACAACTACTATTACAGCTTTGAAGAAATAGCAGAACTATTTGAAGGAAAGATGAAAGGAAAGATTCTTCATTTTGCCAACACCAAACTAGTCAATTTAAGCACCGAAGAGGCACAATACTTCTTGGATGTCACTGGAGCAAGCGCCGTTTCGGGATATGGAATGGCTAGCAAACAATTTCCTAGCCATCATCTTGACTATGCTTTTTTTAATTTGTGCCAAGACGAAGACGACTTGAGAACAATTGTAGAGGAACTGCACCAGAAACATTATGCCCTTTGCAAACTACTTGATTTTAGATTGTATTATTAA